A genomic stretch from Deltaproteobacteria bacterium includes:
- the trbC gene encoding type-F conjugative transfer system pilin assembly protein TrbC, translating into MNRKQTVATAASLIFVLGLTAWRGTGRAEETPQDAARHVVDRVLLNAEPDGGRDLEDWSRSVIRHAMERAGQNASGGSAPLPAEGHAGRLLASLSGRANGPEVIVFMSLSAPAESWRQWSREAARIGAPLLLRGLAPDGFRATVKRVGAYLDRESGAAIDPRLFRLFDITAVPAVAVVPGGVPPCESRACVSDAAPPHDRIAGNIGLEAALEAVAVEGGPGRATARRHLAALRGELP; encoded by the coding sequence ATGAACCGCAAACAGACTGTCGCAACAGCCGCGTCATTGATCTTCGTGCTCGGCTTGACGGCCTGGCGCGGCACGGGCCGCGCAGAGGAAACTCCCCAGGACGCGGCACGCCACGTGGTGGACCGGGTTCTGCTGAATGCGGAGCCGGACGGCGGCCGCGACCTGGAAGATTGGTCGCGTTCGGTGATCCGGCACGCAATGGAACGCGCAGGGCAGAATGCCTCCGGCGGGTCCGCTCCCCTTCCGGCCGAGGGACACGCGGGCCGCTTGTTGGCAAGCCTGTCCGGCCGCGCCAACGGTCCCGAGGTGATCGTCTTCATGAGCCTGTCGGCGCCGGCGGAGAGCTGGAGGCAGTGGAGCCGCGAGGCGGCGCGGATCGGCGCGCCGCTGTTGCTGCGGGGACTGGCTCCGGATGGTTTCCGGGCCACGGTGAAGCGCGTCGGCGCATATTTGGACCGTGAAAGCGGAGCCGCCATCGACCCGCGCCTGTTCCGCCTGTTCGACATAACGGCGGTCCCCGCGGTCGCGGTGGTCCCGGGCGGGGTCCCGCCTTGCGAAAGCCGGGCCTGCGTCTCCGACGCGGCCCCGCCCCACGACCGGATCGCCGGCAACATCGGCCTGGAAGCGGCGCTCGAAGCCGTCGCTGTCGAGGGCGGGCCGGGCCGCGCGACGGCGCGCCGCCATCTGGCGGCGTTGAGAGGAGAACTGCCATGA
- the traC gene encoding type IV secretion system protein TraC: protein MIERLRDLLAGPDALQPWTLPALPSPLVDLLPWRAWDEGSDLYLNEGSCGFLLELPPFVGIDEGTLEALAGTLADAAPERSVVQVIHWTSPRYGAAIRNWAEPRHRTGGVQAGMAARRRALFAHAGWRPLHAGGPPFTLRDCRVFLAACLAGGPGPAAETALGGFRRALEGTLASAGAEARRVDPDTLLSLAAELTAPDPEGKHDGELDRPRRRWSPRDPIHLQCAAPGRALSVAPAGLVFHHPDGTDVAVRVLSARSFPEVWPGWRGNALIGDFHRDFLQPGTPVLTSLTVMMGDAADGERAFLKSARATQQAGTGIARYLPGLPEKARDWRFVTERLKEGERLVRACCMIAVYAPLDGIDEAEQAVRAIYHGQGWRLGAERYAHLPAWLSCLPMVPAGGLDSDLARMGRMKTLLTSSVVNLAPVHGEWRGQEALRDAPPALLLIGRRGQPACWSPFANEAGNYNVAVTGKSGSGKSVLMQELVSGIAGAGGEAVVIDDGRSFQHTAEALGGAFIAFGKDPARLNPFAMIDAEAANRDSDYREECFAMLAAVIGRMCRRRGRIDDIEAALIDEATAAAWEEAGNGADLGAVQRKLETAGDRRASDMALALGPWRPGGAFGRLFEGSETPALDSALTVFELAELKGRGDLQGVVLMLVIFLATQRMYHGPRTRPKAIVIDEAWDLLSGEDSKAFLEGAARRARKYRGALVTGTQSVNDYYANPAARAAWENSDWVIFLAQKDESVELLKQEKRIHCDPGMERALKSLATVDGRHAELLLHGPDGWRVARLALDRWSTALYSSRGPAFAMVERLKDEGLTTEQAIDRIAEGGAADDAP from the coding sequence GTGATCGAGCGGCTCAGGGACCTGCTCGCGGGACCGGACGCGCTCCAGCCCTGGACGCTCCCGGCCCTGCCCTCTCCGCTCGTGGACCTCCTTCCCTGGCGGGCGTGGGACGAGGGGAGCGATCTCTACCTGAACGAGGGGAGCTGCGGCTTCCTGCTGGAGCTCCCGCCCTTCGTGGGCATCGACGAGGGAACCCTGGAGGCGCTGGCGGGCACGCTGGCCGACGCCGCTCCGGAGCGCTCGGTGGTGCAGGTGATCCACTGGACGAGTCCGCGCTACGGGGCGGCGATCCGGAACTGGGCCGAGCCGCGGCATCGCACGGGCGGCGTGCAGGCGGGTATGGCGGCGCGGCGCCGGGCGCTCTTCGCGCACGCGGGGTGGCGCCCGCTCCACGCGGGCGGCCCTCCGTTCACGCTCAGGGACTGCCGGGTGTTCCTGGCGGCGTGCCTCGCGGGCGGGCCGGGACCCGCGGCCGAGACCGCGCTCGGGGGTTTTCGCCGGGCTCTCGAGGGGACGCTCGCCTCGGCCGGGGCCGAGGCGAGGCGGGTGGACCCGGACACGCTGCTTTCGCTCGCTGCCGAGCTCACCGCTCCGGATCCCGAGGGGAAGCACGACGGGGAACTCGACCGGCCCCGCCGGCGCTGGTCGCCCCGGGACCCGATCCACCTCCAGTGCGCCGCGCCGGGCCGCGCCCTTTCGGTGGCCCCCGCGGGCCTGGTGTTCCACCACCCGGACGGGACGGACGTGGCGGTGCGGGTGCTCTCGGCGCGGTCGTTCCCGGAGGTGTGGCCGGGCTGGCGCGGCAACGCCCTCATCGGCGACTTCCACAGGGACTTCCTTCAGCCAGGCACCCCGGTGCTGACATCTCTCACCGTGATGATGGGCGATGCCGCGGACGGCGAGCGCGCCTTCCTGAAATCAGCCCGGGCGACGCAGCAGGCGGGCACGGGGATCGCGCGCTACCTGCCGGGCCTTCCGGAGAAGGCCCGGGACTGGCGCTTCGTCACCGAGCGGCTCAAGGAGGGCGAGCGCCTGGTCAGGGCCTGCTGCATGATCGCGGTCTACGCGCCCCTGGACGGGATCGACGAGGCCGAGCAGGCGGTGCGGGCCATCTACCACGGCCAGGGCTGGCGCCTGGGAGCGGAGCGCTACGCGCATCTTCCGGCCTGGCTCTCGTGCCTGCCCATGGTCCCCGCCGGCGGGCTCGACTCGGACCTGGCCAGGATGGGGCGGATGAAGACCCTTCTCACCTCGTCGGTCGTGAACCTCGCTCCCGTGCACGGGGAGTGGCGGGGCCAGGAAGCTCTGCGCGATGCGCCTCCGGCCCTGTTGCTCATCGGCAGGCGGGGCCAGCCCGCGTGCTGGTCGCCCTTCGCCAACGAGGCCGGCAACTACAACGTGGCGGTGACCGGCAAGTCCGGGTCCGGCAAGTCGGTGCTCATGCAGGAACTGGTCTCGGGGATCGCGGGCGCGGGCGGCGAGGCCGTGGTGATAGACGATGGCCGTTCCTTCCAGCACACGGCCGAGGCCCTGGGCGGGGCCTTCATCGCCTTCGGCAAGGACCCCGCCCGGCTGAACCCCTTCGCCATGATCGACGCGGAGGCGGCAAACCGGGACAGCGACTACCGCGAGGAGTGTTTTGCGATGCTGGCAGCCGTGATCGGGCGCATGTGCCGCCGGCGCGGGCGCATCGACGACATCGAGGCGGCGCTCATCGACGAGGCCACCGCGGCCGCCTGGGAGGAGGCCGGGAACGGCGCCGACCTGGGCGCCGTGCAGCGAAAGCTCGAAACGGCCGGCGACCGGCGGGCGTCGGACATGGCCTTGGCGCTCGGACCGTGGCGGCCGGGGGGCGCTTTCGGGCGGCTCTTCGAGGGTAGCGAGACCCCTGCCCTTGACTCCGCGCTCACGGTGTTCGAGTTGGCCGAGCTCAAGGGCCGGGGCGACCTCCAGGGCGTGGTGCTGATGCTTGTCATCTTCCTCGCGACCCAGCGCATGTACCACGGCCCGCGCACCCGGCCCAAGGCCATCGTCATCGACGAGGCCTGGGATCTTCTGTCCGGCGAGGACAGCAAGGCTTTCCTCGAAGGCGCGGCCAGGCGGGCGCGAAAGTACCGCGGCGCGCTGGTCACCGGCACCCAGAGCGTCAACGACTACTACGCCAATCCCGCGGCCCGCGCCGCCTGGGAGAACTCGGACTGGGTGATCTTCCTGGCGCAGAAGGACGAGTCCGTGGAGCTCCTGAAACAGGAGAAGCGCATCCACTGCGACCCGGGCATGGAGCGGGCGCTCAAGAGCCTCGCCACCGTGGACGGGCGGCATGCGGAACTGCTTCTGCACGGGCCTGACGGCTGGCGGGTGGCGCGGCTGGCGCTCGACCGCTGGTCCACGGCGCTCTACTCCTCGCGCGGACCGGCGTTCGCCATGGTCGAGCGGCTGAAGGACGAGGGCCTCACCACGGAGCAGGCCATCGACCGCATCGCCGAGGGCGGGGCGGCAGACGACGCGCCGTGA
- a CDS encoding type-F conjugative transfer system protein TraW — MTRQQLQTCLLFAALGCALTLAAQPASAKDLGIRGAVWPVAEPDLLIQIEARLGEMEASGEMARMRREAVERARQRIEAPERVEGIEAARVHRTRLFAPSIILDRDIRAADGTLIAARGARVNPLDMQPLTRDLLFIDGARSVEVAWALRHERPSRIVLVAGRPLDLMRVHGRPFFFDQGGRLSKRLGLRATPSVVAAEGPALRITEVPLEDEADATNAEGRP, encoded by the coding sequence GTGACGCGGCAACAGCTCCAGACCTGCTTGTTGTTCGCGGCCCTCGGCTGCGCGCTGACGCTCGCGGCGCAACCCGCTTCGGCGAAGGACCTTGGAATCCGTGGCGCGGTATGGCCGGTGGCCGAGCCCGATCTCCTCATCCAGATAGAAGCTCGGCTTGGAGAGATGGAGGCCTCGGGTGAGATGGCCCGCATGCGCCGCGAGGCCGTGGAGCGGGCGCGGCAGAGGATCGAGGCCCCGGAACGCGTTGAGGGCATCGAGGCGGCGCGCGTTCACCGCACGCGGCTCTTCGCTCCTTCCATCATTCTGGACAGGGACATCCGTGCGGCGGACGGGACCCTGATCGCGGCCCGGGGCGCGCGGGTGAACCCGCTCGACATGCAGCCGCTGACCCGGGACCTTCTCTTCATCGACGGGGCGCGTTCCGTGGAGGTGGCCTGGGCGCTTCGCCACGAGCGGCCCTCCAGGATCGTGCTCGTGGCGGGCCGTCCGCTGGACCTCATGCGGGTCCACGGCCGGCCGTTCTTCTTCGACCAGGGCGGCCGGCTCTCGAAGCGGCTCGGGCTCCGCGCCACCCCGTCGGTGGTCGCGGCCGAAGGACCGGCGCTTCGGATCACGGAAGTGCCGCTTGAGGACGAGGCGGACGCGACGAACGCGGAGGGACGGCCATGA
- a CDS encoding TraU family protein, whose protein sequence is MRRLTTIAAALVLFGVLSAGTAHAQSCTGRFVNPVTDVCWECLFPISIGPINMGSAAGAPDTPNPGSPICFCGSPVPRIGLSLGVWEPARLLDVSRAPWCFPNLGGMTVDPGLPAGRGRTASSGGDGASGSTWHAHYYVYPLLSWIGALLDLGCLEGGSLDIAWVSELDPTWRDDELSFLMNPEAALFADLPAQAACAADCAAASAGLPLDPLFWCAGCQGGMYPLTGNVAAHVGGVQASLLAAQRLVFRLHRMLLAWGTSGPAALCGRYPMPVMKKSQYRWQMTQPVPATSPLTGCNPTGRSSVLWEALRELPVAGENFGYLLWRKANCCLL, encoded by the coding sequence ATGAGGCGCTTGACGACCATCGCCGCGGCGCTGGTTCTCTTCGGTGTTCTGTCCGCCGGAACCGCGCACGCCCAGTCGTGCACCGGGCGTTTCGTGAACCCTGTCACGGACGTGTGCTGGGAGTGTCTGTTCCCGATCTCCATCGGGCCGATCAACATGGGCAGCGCCGCGGGCGCGCCGGACACGCCCAATCCCGGATCGCCCATCTGCTTCTGCGGCAGCCCGGTCCCCCGCATTGGACTCTCGCTCGGCGTGTGGGAGCCGGCGAGGCTCCTCGACGTGAGCCGCGCGCCCTGGTGCTTCCCGAACCTTGGCGGCATGACCGTGGACCCGGGTCTTCCGGCCGGGCGGGGACGCACGGCCTCGTCGGGCGGCGACGGGGCTTCGGGGTCCACGTGGCACGCGCACTACTACGTCTACCCGCTGCTGTCCTGGATCGGCGCGCTGCTCGATCTCGGCTGCCTCGAAGGAGGAAGCCTGGACATCGCCTGGGTCTCGGAGCTCGATCCGACCTGGCGGGACGACGAGCTGTCGTTCCTGATGAACCCGGAGGCCGCGCTGTTCGCGGACCTCCCGGCCCAGGCGGCGTGCGCCGCCGACTGCGCGGCCGCATCCGCCGGGCTGCCGCTTGATCCGCTCTTCTGGTGCGCGGGCTGTCAGGGCGGCATGTATCCCCTGACAGGGAACGTGGCCGCCCACGTGGGCGGGGTCCAGGCGTCTCTCCTCGCGGCCCAGCGGCTCGTGTTCCGCCTGCACCGGATGCTGCTCGCCTGGGGCACCTCCGGGCCGGCCGCGCTCTGCGGCCGATACCCGATGCCGGTCATGAAGAAGTCCCAGTACCGCTGGCAGATGACCCAGCCCGTGCCCGCCACCTCGCCGCTCACGGGCTGCAACCCGACGGGACGGTCCTCGGTGCTGTGGGAGGCGCTCCGAGAGCTTCCCGTTGCGGGCGAGAATTTCGGGTATTTGCTCTGGCGCAAGGCAAACTGCTGCCTTTTGTGA
- a CDS encoding type-F conjugative transfer system secretin TraK, whose translation MKRTKARRSAVRRVAGRAGRAFRRAPIPAFAWAALLSCMPAPAPAMQVLDAVDHAELEAEISDRAVSRIALAGDRIARIIRGPDGFVVEHDAARGDVYLRPADVPGGFPGGVSYPEPLTFFVGTAAGFTYRLALKVADRGSAQILIRNGATATQADLAEAGDGRVGMLAALVGAVACREPLPRYAIEAAGGKPDADGLRLMEIWRGPRFTARVLEAEAGSDSDAEDLAGRHAADTAAVWVGPPGSGPAGGRLVVAVADAFGAGSVGRNP comes from the coding sequence ATGAAACGAACGAAGGCAAGACGGAGTGCGGTGAGAAGGGTTGCGGGCCGGGCCGGGAGGGCATTTCGGCGTGCGCCGATTCCGGCGTTCGCATGGGCGGCGCTGCTTTCCTGCATGCCCGCTCCGGCGCCGGCGATGCAGGTCCTGGACGCCGTGGACCACGCAGAGCTCGAAGCGGAGATCTCGGACCGGGCGGTGAGCCGCATTGCGCTCGCGGGCGACCGGATCGCGCGCATCATCCGTGGACCCGACGGCTTCGTGGTGGAGCACGACGCGGCGCGCGGAGACGTCTACCTGCGTCCCGCTGACGTCCCGGGCGGTTTCCCTGGCGGGGTCTCCTACCCCGAGCCGCTCACGTTCTTCGTCGGGACGGCCGCGGGCTTCACCTACCGGCTGGCGCTCAAGGTGGCGGACCGCGGCTCGGCCCAGATCCTGATCCGCAACGGGGCCACGGCAACGCAGGCCGACCTCGCCGAAGCGGGCGATGGGCGCGTGGGGATGCTGGCGGCCCTGGTCGGCGCAGTGGCGTGCCGCGAGCCGCTTCCACGGTACGCGATCGAGGCGGCGGGCGGAAAACCCGACGCGGACGGCCTTCGGCTCATGGAGATCTGGCGCGGGCCCCGGTTCACGGCGCGGGTTCTGGAAGCGGAGGCGGGATCGGATTCGGATGCCGAGGACCTGGCGGGCCGTCATGCGGCAGACACGGCCGCGGTCTGGGTGGGACCGCCGGGAAGCGGTCCTGCGGGCGGGCGGCTTGTGGTGGCGGTGGCGGATGCCTTCGGGGCCGGCTCGGTGGGGAGGAATCCATGA
- a CDS encoding S26 family signal peptidase, which translates to MRRSNPLEGRKRRGNRLLAWAVALTLVWLALASRVHVNASWSDGAWGYLMLPLPGAPGRGESVVFEPLEAVGSPVPYLKTVHGLPGDRVEVDGNRRVRVNGKVLGIAKTHARDGRPLKITRPGVIPPDRYYVHADHADSHDSRYAEIGLVAREQILGRALALPDIPWLGLEGSLAGRGEEQP; encoded by the coding sequence ATGAGGAGGAGCAACCCCCTGGAAGGCCGGAAGCGACGCGGCAACAGGCTTCTTGCCTGGGCGGTGGCGCTGACGCTCGTATGGCTCGCCCTTGCCTCGCGCGTGCATGTCAATGCGAGCTGGTCGGACGGGGCCTGGGGCTACCTCATGCTGCCGCTCCCTGGCGCGCCCGGGCGCGGGGAATCTGTGGTGTTCGAGCCTCTGGAGGCGGTGGGTTCTCCGGTCCCGTACCTCAAGACCGTGCACGGTCTGCCGGGAGACCGTGTGGAGGTGGACGGCAATCGCCGTGTGCGGGTGAACGGCAAGGTCCTGGGCATCGCCAAGACCCACGCCCGTGACGGGCGGCCGCTGAAGATCACCCGGCCGGGGGTGATTCCGCCGGACCGCTATTACGTCCACGCCGATCATGCGGACAGCCACGACAGCCGCTACGCGGAGATCGGGCTGGTGGCGCGGGAGCAGATCCTCGGCCGCGCCCTGGCGCTGCCGGACATTCCGTGGCTGGGGCTGGAGGGTTCTCTGGCCGGACGCGGGGAGGAGCAGCCGTGA
- a CDS encoding conjugal transfer protein TraF, giving the protein MSSVSALSLVCFLGILAALPADAREWRPWCGPPQGMDGDASPSLGWHFYCDRDEGDAEADETRAPKQPPAQPESPMERIRERRRALEEARAKAVLDPNPGNVAAYLRLQQEVLQRAASFSDAFRRTVWGSPDLDYMLRRPVGALAKRLWSDERRAERTAVLARLGERYGLIYLGDANCPACRVFGPLLRAFVLRYKLDVLAVSMTGEPLEGWPEAVPDQGRAARLGLTTRVVPAVFLYDTRTSRALPVSFGVVAEDQLAERIFALTSREVGSDY; this is encoded by the coding sequence ATGAGCAGCGTCAGTGCGCTATCCCTCGTGTGCTTCCTGGGCATCCTGGCGGCGCTGCCCGCCGATGCGCGGGAATGGAGGCCGTGGTGCGGCCCTCCACAGGGTATGGACGGGGACGCTTCGCCGTCGCTCGGGTGGCATTTCTACTGCGACCGTGACGAGGGAGACGCAGAGGCAGATGAGACACGGGCCCCGAAGCAGCCCCCCGCCCAGCCCGAAAGCCCCATGGAACGCATCCGGGAGAGGCGCCGGGCCCTGGAGGAGGCTCGGGCGAAGGCGGTCCTGGATCCCAACCCAGGGAACGTCGCGGCCTACCTCCGCCTCCAGCAGGAAGTCTTGCAGAGGGCTGCGTCCTTCTCGGACGCGTTCCGGCGCACGGTCTGGGGGAGCCCGGACCTCGACTACATGCTCAGGCGCCCGGTGGGCGCGCTCGCCAAGAGGCTCTGGTCGGACGAGCGGCGGGCCGAGCGCACAGCGGTATTGGCCCGGCTCGGGGAGCGTTACGGGCTCATCTACCTGGGCGACGCCAACTGCCCCGCATGCCGCGTGTTCGGACCGCTCCTGCGGGCCTTCGTGTTGCGCTACAAGCTCGACGTGCTCGCGGTCTCGATGACGGGCGAGCCGCTGGAAGGCTGGCCGGAGGCCGTACCCGACCAGGGCCGGGCCGCGCGGCTGGGTCTCACGACAAGGGTCGTCCCCGCCGTGTTCCTCTATGACACGCGGACGTCAAGGGCCCTGCCGGT
- the traV gene encoding type IV conjugative transfer system lipoprotein TraV: MRTQATIHWRRAGVGQAVPALLAAALVLGGCSATHVGDAWQCPVAQGAACASVAEADPAVKKAEKAREAAVPALPGQLEVDDADRLGGECAGGCDPLAWLTKWLGGLAGPGGTTAVAEPEPVSASEEAPDPVSEDLRTRERIARIWIAPFVDSDGVYREGHWVRAVLEPSRWRLR; encoded by the coding sequence ATGAGAACACAAGCGACGATCCATTGGCGAAGAGCCGGAGTCGGGCAGGCGGTCCCAGCACTCCTTGCGGCGGCGCTGGTCCTGGGCGGTTGCTCGGCCACGCACGTGGGCGACGCCTGGCAGTGTCCGGTAGCGCAGGGCGCGGCGTGCGCGAGCGTGGCGGAGGCCGATCCCGCGGTGAAAAAGGCGGAGAAGGCCCGGGAGGCCGCGGTCCCGGCATTGCCGGGACAGTTGGAAGTGGACGATGCCGACCGCCTTGGCGGTGAGTGCGCCGGGGGCTGCGATCCTCTCGCCTGGCTGACGAAGTGGCTGGGCGGCCTCGCTGGGCCTGGCGGCACCACGGCTGTTGCCGAGCCGGAGCCGGTTTCAGCGAGCGAGGAAGCCCCGGATCCGGTCAGTGAGGATCTCCGGACAAGGGAGCGGATCGCGCGCATCTGGATCGCTCCGTTCGTGGACTCGGACGGGGTCTACCGCGAGGGCCACTGGGTGCGGGCGGTGCTGGAGCCGTCGCGCTGGAGGCTCCGGTGA
- a CDS encoding TraB/VirB10 family protein, whose translation MTGGEKTRMDPETRRARQRQLLLFSGLAAAGLMVFAVWISAGGGKGPAPSGGIDAELVGDGTAEASWVRRSEARIGQLEARLREAETQGRRFEEENARLRARLKRDADDARAIIDQQAAIMEALTRRLESPADALVEDGRAGAGDFLGAGRSASGRASAEARGAEDTPAGPMIREFEDRAGSPAGAAAGGPRPLEYWLPAGSHADAVVLAGVDASAGVSSQGDPRPVLLRLTSRARSAAEGGEALEADVAGCTLTGAAYGDLSSEKVYVRLRTLTCAGPEPGTVIETEVAGFVAGSGKAGVRGPVVSREGALIEKAFLAGLVSGAGESAANLLQPGAASPGGDGAASGASLVDVGRAGLGAGAGSAGRRVADYLIRRAEQYQPVIQLQTGTRVTVVFMEGARLDGRGDIGSGNDNGKAGGS comes from the coding sequence ATGACCGGCGGGGAGAAGACGCGGATGGACCCGGAGACCCGGCGCGCGCGCCAGCGGCAGTTGCTCCTGTTCTCGGGGCTCGCGGCGGCAGGGCTGATGGTGTTCGCGGTATGGATCTCGGCCGGCGGCGGCAAGGGGCCGGCGCCTTCGGGCGGGATCGATGCGGAGCTTGTGGGGGACGGGACCGCGGAGGCGAGCTGGGTGCGCCGCTCCGAGGCCCGGATCGGCCAGTTGGAGGCGCGTCTTCGGGAGGCGGAGACGCAAGGGCGTCGGTTCGAGGAAGAGAACGCGCGGCTCAGGGCGCGCCTCAAGCGCGACGCCGACGATGCCCGGGCGATAATCGACCAACAGGCGGCGATCATGGAGGCGTTGACGCGCCGGCTCGAATCCCCGGCCGACGCGCTGGTTGAGGACGGCCGGGCGGGCGCGGGGGATTTCCTCGGCGCAGGGCGTTCGGCTTCAGGCCGTGCGTCCGCCGAAGCCCGGGGCGCAGAGGACACGCCGGCCGGACCGATGATCCGGGAGTTCGAAGACCGGGCGGGTTCGCCCGCGGGTGCTGCCGCCGGCGGACCGCGCCCTCTGGAGTACTGGCTCCCGGCGGGCTCCCATGCGGACGCCGTGGTGCTGGCCGGAGTGGACGCCTCGGCGGGCGTGAGCTCGCAGGGCGATCCCCGGCCGGTGCTGCTGCGGCTCACCAGCCGGGCCCGGAGCGCCGCCGAGGGCGGCGAGGCGCTCGAGGCGGACGTGGCGGGCTGCACGCTCACGGGCGCCGCCTACGGAGACCTCTCCTCGGAGAAGGTCTACGTGCGGTTGAGAACCCTGACGTGCGCCGGACCCGAGCCTGGGACCGTGATCGAGACGGAGGTGGCGGGGTTCGTGGCCGGAAGCGGCAAGGCGGGAGTGAGGGGTCCGGTGGTGAGCCGGGAGGGGGCCTTGATCGAGAAGGCGTTCCTTGCGGGCCTCGTCTCGGGCGCGGGGGAGTCCGCGGCCAACCTGCTCCAGCCCGGGGCGGCGAGCCCGGGCGGGGACGGAGCCGCGAGCGGCGCGAGCCTCGTGGACGTGGGCCGGGCGGGCCTGGGCGCAGGGGCGGGCTCGGCAGGCCGCAGAGTCGCCGACTACCTGATCCGCCGGGCCGAGCAGTACCAGCCGGTGATCCAGTTGCAGACGGGAACGCGGGTGACGGTGGTGTTCATGGAGGGCGCCCGGCTGGACGGGCGCGGGGACATCGGGAGCGGGAACGACAACGGGAAGGCGGGCGGATCATGA
- the traN gene encoding conjugal transfer protein TraN encodes MSCSYGMKAVVATLLLAGHFAHDPAEAEDPKAAARALGQAGGAAASAIARDSGSAAHVPGYAGTNLPERGMSAGELETAANRVLADSADPGGQAGRAVIEGTAARPVAEVEADDPIVQRGDGIEGDAQSPRWSADGLASGSVTGCGAGVRDAGSGGPCGSVSWCMGAGCETAESSANTGFVESAARLNMVVELGGDEFNRGNLRFFNGKRRSCRIRWGGLANCCKNSGALLGLGNCTKEERLLARERHAGNTHYLGKRCTRRVLGVCVRRERSWCVFGSKLGRILQEAARSQLGLGWGSCRGFTVREMERIDFGAVDLSEFTQDLVDGSREPSIDLPEADQAGAVMRTRIRDFYQRKK; translated from the coding sequence ATGAGCTGCTCCTACGGAATGAAGGCTGTCGTCGCGACCCTTCTTCTCGCCGGACATTTCGCCCACGACCCCGCAGAGGCGGAAGACCCGAAGGCGGCGGCCCGCGCCTTGGGCCAAGCGGGCGGGGCGGCTGCGAGCGCGATTGCGAGGGACTCGGGCTCTGCCGCTCACGTGCCCGGCTATGCCGGCACGAACCTGCCGGAGCGGGGCATGAGCGCCGGCGAGCTGGAAACGGCGGCGAACCGTGTCCTGGCCGACTCCGCCGATCCCGGCGGCCAGGCCGGCCGCGCGGTGATCGAAGGCACCGCCGCGCGGCCTGTGGCGGAGGTCGAGGCGGACGATCCGATCGTGCAACGCGGAGACGGCATTGAAGGCGATGCGCAGTCTCCACGCTGGAGCGCGGATGGGCTTGCTTCGGGATCTGTGACGGGCTGCGGCGCCGGAGTAAGGGATGCCGGGTCGGGCGGGCCGTGCGGCTCGGTGTCGTGGTGCATGGGGGCTGGCTGCGAGACCGCGGAGTCCAGTGCCAACACCGGGTTCGTGGAGTCCGCGGCCCGCCTCAACATGGTGGTCGAGCTGGGCGGAGACGAGTTCAACCGCGGGAACCTGCGGTTCTTCAACGGCAAGCGCCGCTCCTGCCGCATCCGCTGGGGAGGACTCGCGAACTGCTGCAAGAACTCCGGCGCGCTCCTGGGCCTCGGGAACTGCACGAAGGAGGAGCGCCTCCTGGCCAGGGAGCGCCATGCCGGGAACACGCACTACCTGGGCAAGCGTTGCACGCGGCGGGTGCTGGGGGTGTGCGTCCGCCGGGAACGCTCCTGGTGCGTGTTCGGCTCCAAGCTCGGACGCATCCTCCAGGAAGCGGCCCGGAGCCAGCTCGGGCTGGGCTGGGGAAGCTGCCGGGGCTTCACGGTCCGGGAGATGGAACGCATCGACTTCGGGGCCGTGGACCTCTCGGAGTTCACCCAGGACCTTGTGGACGGGTCGCGGGAGCCGTCCATCGACCTTCCGGAAGCGGATCAGGCGGGCGCGGTGATGCGCACGCGCATCCGGGACTTCTACCAGAGGAAGAAGTGA
- a CDS encoding TrbI F-type domain-containing protein, which produces MSGVSTLGAALVLTVGMAAAVSAITARMVLERIPRIASVRLAELTAEYVTQAARERKGRDEVAEAARDWARHLDEALVRTSARHRVVLLPARAVAAGAEDFTAEVKATMRAAAREDDVPASREAER; this is translated from the coding sequence ATGAGCGGGGTCTCCACGCTCGGGGCCGCCTTGGTGCTCACCGTGGGCATGGCCGCGGCGGTGTCGGCCATCACGGCGCGCATGGTCCTGGAGAGGATTCCACGCATCGCGAGCGTGCGGCTGGCCGAACTGACCGCGGAATACGTGACGCAGGCCGCACGGGAACGCAAAGGCCGGGACGAGGTGGCGGAGGCCGCTCGCGACTGGGCCAGGCATCTTGACGAGGCGCTGGTCCGGACCTCGGCGCGTCACCGGGTGGTGCTGCTTCCCGCAAGGGCGGTCGCCGCGGGCGCGGAGGACTTCACGGCTGAGGTGAAGGCCACGATGCGGGCGGCGGCACGGGAAGACGATGTTCCCGCGAGCCGGGAGGCGGAACGATGA